The following proteins are encoded in a genomic region of Nocardioides renjunii:
- a CDS encoding TspO/MBR family protein — MTSRDMPLVPPARQWWTLIPFLAAVTAVAGLGGLAAAGSQATYRALDLPPYAPPSWLFGPVWSVLYLGIGVAGWLLWRAGGWDRVMWLWVAQLLLNLAWTPLFFAADLYTVALVEIVVLAAAVVLLIAWSWHRSRAAAWLLVPYLAWVCFATALTAGIVVLN, encoded by the coding sequence ATGACCTCTCGGGACATGCCCCTCGTGCCGCCGGCCCGTCAGTGGTGGACGCTGATCCCGTTCCTCGCCGCGGTGACCGCGGTGGCGGGGCTCGGCGGGCTGGCGGCGGCCGGCTCGCAGGCGACGTACCGCGCGCTCGACCTGCCGCCGTACGCCCCGCCGTCGTGGCTCTTCGGGCCGGTGTGGTCGGTGCTCTACCTCGGCATCGGCGTCGCGGGCTGGCTGCTGTGGCGCGCCGGCGGCTGGGACCGGGTCATGTGGCTGTGGGTGGCGCAGCTGCTGCTCAACCTCGCGTGGACGCCGCTGTTCTTCGCCGCCGACCTCTACACCGTGGCGCTGGTCGAGATCGTCGTGCTGGCGGCCGCCGTCGTGCTGCTGATCGCGTGGTCGTGGCACCGCTCGCGCGCGGCGGCGTGGCTGCTGGTGCCCTACCTGGCGTGGGTGTGCTTCGCGACGGCCCTCACCGCGGGGATCGTCGTCCTCAACTGA
- a CDS encoding HNH endonuclease signature motif containing protein, protein MEAVNAYVACADDIAAAIKGVAHLEPMFLATADKEAALLALAEARSRLDALALRVLAASDDVGEAHGLKDAAAWLAVKSRSTRRATRADLALARALEQHGEVADALASGVLRTEQARSIVGAVDALPRSVTTQTRELARDTMLGLAAHHDAHDLRQIGKRILDVVAPEVGECHEARLLAEEEARAAATVELSLVDDGEGRCRGRFTVPSHVGAMLRRHLLALANPARHTPEELTDEGGAWKPLDRRLGEAFVEYVERYPVDHTPQTAGVNATVVVTMTLEQLMGEHATALLDDGSRMSAGEARRLACEAGIIPAVLGTASQPLDLGRTARLFTKAQRVALGLRDRGCTARGCDTTASGCHAHHDAPWSRRGLTDLTNGRLLCPRHHRLAHDARYEMEVHADNSVTYVRRR, encoded by the coding sequence ATGGAAGCAGTGAACGCCTACGTCGCGTGTGCCGACGACATCGCCGCGGCCATCAAGGGCGTCGCCCACCTCGAGCCGATGTTCCTCGCCACCGCTGACAAGGAAGCGGCGCTCCTGGCGCTCGCGGAGGCGCGGTCCCGCCTCGACGCCCTCGCGTTGCGGGTGCTGGCCGCATCCGACGATGTCGGGGAGGCGCACGGGCTCAAGGACGCTGCTGCCTGGCTCGCCGTGAAGAGCCGCTCGACCCGACGGGCGACGCGCGCCGACCTGGCGCTGGCGCGCGCACTCGAGCAGCACGGCGAGGTGGCCGACGCCCTGGCCTCGGGTGTCCTGCGCACGGAGCAGGCCCGATCGATCGTCGGCGCCGTCGACGCGCTGCCGCGCTCGGTCACCACGCAGACACGTGAGCTGGCCCGCGACACGATGCTCGGGCTGGCTGCCCACCACGACGCCCACGACCTGCGCCAGATCGGCAAGCGGATCCTCGACGTCGTGGCGCCCGAGGTGGGGGAGTGCCACGAGGCGAGGCTGCTCGCCGAGGAGGAGGCCCGGGCGGCCGCCACCGTCGAGCTGTCGCTCGTCGACGACGGCGAGGGTCGGTGCCGCGGCCGGTTCACGGTGCCCTCCCACGTCGGCGCGATGCTCCGACGGCACCTGCTGGCGCTGGCCAACCCCGCCCGCCACACGCCGGAGGAGCTCACGGACGAGGGCGGCGCGTGGAAGCCCCTGGACCGGCGACTCGGCGAGGCGTTCGTCGAGTACGTCGAGCGCTACCCCGTCGACCACACGCCGCAGACGGCCGGGGTCAACGCCACCGTGGTGGTCACCATGACGCTCGAGCAGCTCATGGGCGAGCACGCGACGGCCCTCCTCGACGACGGCAGCCGGATGAGCGCCGGCGAGGCGCGCCGGCTGGCCTGTGAGGCAGGCATCATCCCGGCCGTCCTCGGCACGGCGTCGCAGCCCCTCGACCTCGGCCGTACGGCCCGCCTCTTCACCAAGGCGCAACGCGTCGCTCTCGGCCTACGCGACCGCGGCTGCACCGCCCGCGGTTGCGACACCACGGCATCCGGCTGCCACGCCCACCACGACGCCCCGTGGTCGCGCCGGGGACTGACGGACCTCACCAACGGACGGTTGCTCTGTCCCCGCCACCACCGGCTCGCGCACGACGCCCGCTACGAGATGGAGGTCCATGCGGACAACTCCGTGACCTACGTCAGACGCAGATAG
- a CDS encoding DUF7674 family protein: MTAEADFTHRLVEHASALKPLLDEHLADQEGELLAYLFMGDVAAWLHQHSATEADAVRDVLDWLEVEFEEGDFDTRNLIDVGMVEMLPALPEGAAVLDMLGPGLHSRAEIAGLITPPAPA, translated from the coding sequence ATGACAGCCGAAGCCGACTTCACGCACCGCCTCGTCGAGCACGCTTCGGCGCTCAAGCCGCTGCTCGATGAGCACCTCGCGGACCAGGAGGGCGAGCTCCTCGCCTACCTGTTCATGGGCGACGTCGCCGCATGGCTGCACCAGCACAGCGCGACAGAGGCCGACGCCGTCAGAGACGTGCTCGACTGGCTGGAGGTGGAGTTCGAGGAGGGCGACTTCGACACCCGCAACCTGATCGACGTCGGGATGGTCGAAATGCTGCCCGCTCTGCCGGAAGGTGCGGCGGTGCTCGACATGCTGGGCCCGGGCCTGCACTCGCGAGCCGAGATCGCGGGTCTGATCACCCCACCAGCTCCCGCTTGA
- a CDS encoding DUF5938 domain-containing protein — MSEKKVVVYGASGYTGRLICEYLREHHVPFVAAGRSQEKLESSLAHNVAGVETADYEVRTVEHDVESIAELLDGASVVLNTVGPFSTLGPTVVEAALRAGVHYTDTTGEQDWLMACDEQWGERYAEAGLLLSPGIAQMYTTGEIAAQLCLEKPGLDTLDIAVFWGGSPTIASTETILVNAASSAAHYLEQNAYVPFDPAQGLVPLVVPGQHELAQSLPWGGTSHPVWFRRDPRVATCKAQGGVFNAALMNGVPQIVAGAVEATKDMNADDRAAALTATARQVMDQMPPRENPRVNKSLDSVHASGPLGRAHCVIHGNSNYKQTGLLQAYAAYALLQQPPRRVGFASGCQAFGHHELLGVLRSFGLVSAPVLTTQD; from the coding sequence ATGAGCGAGAAGAAGGTCGTCGTCTACGGAGCGTCCGGCTACACCGGTCGCCTGATCTGCGAGTACCTGCGCGAGCACCACGTCCCGTTCGTCGCGGCCGGGCGGAGCCAGGAGAAGCTCGAGTCCTCGCTGGCCCACAACGTCGCCGGCGTCGAGACGGCCGACTACGAGGTGAGGACGGTCGAGCACGACGTCGAGAGCATCGCCGAGCTCCTCGACGGCGCCTCCGTCGTGCTCAACACGGTGGGTCCGTTCAGCACGCTCGGCCCCACCGTCGTCGAGGCGGCGCTGCGGGCGGGGGTGCACTACACCGACACCACCGGCGAGCAGGACTGGCTGATGGCGTGCGACGAGCAGTGGGGCGAGCGGTACGCCGAGGCGGGGCTGCTGCTGTCGCCCGGGATCGCGCAGATGTACACCACCGGCGAGATCGCCGCGCAGCTCTGCCTCGAGAAGCCGGGCCTGGACACCCTCGACATCGCCGTCTTCTGGGGCGGCTCCCCGACGATCGCCTCGACCGAGACGATCCTCGTCAACGCCGCCTCGTCGGCCGCGCACTACCTCGAGCAGAACGCGTACGTCCCCTTCGACCCCGCGCAGGGGCTGGTGCCGCTGGTCGTCCCCGGCCAGCACGAGCTCGCCCAGTCCCTGCCGTGGGGCGGCACCTCGCACCCGGTGTGGTTCCGCCGAGACCCGCGGGTGGCCACCTGCAAGGCGCAGGGAGGCGTCTTCAACGCGGCGCTGATGAACGGCGTGCCGCAGATCGTCGCCGGCGCGGTCGAGGCGACCAAGGACATGAATGCCGACGACCGCGCGGCCGCACTGACCGCCACGGCGCGCCAGGTGATGGACCAGATGCCGCCGCGCGAGAACCCGCGGGTCAACAAGTCGCTCGACTCGGTGCACGCGTCGGGTCCGCTCGGCCGCGCGCACTGCGTCATCCACGGCAACTCCAACTACAAGCAGACCGGCCTCCTGCAGGCCTACGCCGCCTACGCGCTGCTGCAGCAGCCGCCGCGGCGGGTCGGCTTCGCCTCGGGCTGCCAGGCGTTCGGCCACCACGAGCTGCTCGGGGTGCTGCGCTCGTTCGGCCTGGTGTCCGCGCCCGTGCTCACCACGCAGGACTGA
- a CDS encoding GntP family permease has protein sequence MTPVYSSGTLLLIAAAAVAILLVLIIVLRMHAFIALVLVSFGTAVAAGVPVAEVPVVAIAAFSTTLGTVALLVALGVMIGRLLEATGGAQVLADTLISRFGEKRAPMALGVAALLFGLPIFFDAGLVVFLPIIFAVAKRFGGSVLMYALPAAGAFAAMHAIVPPHPGPVTAATELGASIGLTLLVGVVVAVVAWFVGVYLVTITWLGKVQVPIDDSVLTGGQQADHDNPPAFWHVLAILLLPLVLIGANTILTTLRTNGSIAEEGTFVDILVFVGQTPVALLIALLVATYTLAIRRYSRGEIETLLNDSLGPICAIILITGAGGMFGGVLRYSGIGEALSDSLADLGLPLIVSAFVIATILRVAQGSATVALTTTAGLISAGVADADPSSLQLVALVLAIAAGATVLSHVNDSGFWLVGRFFGMDVKTTLRTWTVMETTLGVSIFVLALGIWAVG, from the coding sequence ATGACGCCCGTCTACAGCTCGGGCACCCTGCTGCTGATCGCCGCGGCCGCCGTCGCCATCCTGCTCGTCCTCATCATCGTCCTCCGGATGCACGCGTTCATCGCGCTCGTCCTGGTCAGCTTCGGCACCGCGGTCGCGGCCGGCGTGCCGGTCGCCGAGGTGCCGGTGGTCGCCATAGCCGCGTTCAGCACCACGCTCGGGACGGTCGCGTTGCTGGTCGCGCTCGGCGTGATGATCGGCCGGCTGCTCGAGGCGACGGGCGGCGCCCAGGTCCTGGCCGACACGCTGATCAGCCGTTTCGGCGAGAAGCGCGCCCCGATGGCGCTGGGTGTCGCCGCCCTGCTGTTCGGCCTGCCGATCTTCTTCGACGCGGGCCTCGTGGTGTTCCTGCCGATCATCTTCGCCGTCGCCAAGCGCTTCGGCGGCTCCGTGCTGATGTACGCCCTCCCGGCCGCCGGAGCGTTCGCGGCCATGCACGCCATCGTTCCGCCTCACCCGGGACCGGTCACCGCCGCGACCGAGCTTGGCGCCAGCATCGGCCTGACGCTGCTCGTGGGCGTCGTGGTGGCCGTCGTCGCGTGGTTCGTGGGTGTCTACCTCGTGACCATCACGTGGCTGGGCAAGGTCCAGGTCCCGATCGACGACTCGGTGCTGACCGGTGGGCAGCAGGCCGACCACGACAACCCGCCGGCCTTCTGGCACGTGCTCGCGATCCTGCTGCTGCCGCTGGTGCTGATCGGCGCCAACACCATCCTGACCACGCTGCGCACCAACGGCTCGATCGCCGAGGAGGGCACCTTCGTCGACATCCTGGTCTTCGTCGGCCAGACGCCGGTCGCCCTGCTCATCGCGCTCCTCGTGGCGACCTACACGCTCGCCATCCGGCGATACTCCCGCGGCGAGATCGAGACGCTGCTCAACGACTCCCTCGGCCCTATCTGCGCGATCATCCTCATCACCGGCGCCGGCGGGATGTTCGGCGGCGTGCTGCGCTACAGCGGGATCGGCGAGGCGCTGTCGGACTCCCTCGCCGACCTCGGCCTGCCGCTGATCGTGTCGGCCTTCGTGATCGCGACGATCCTCCGCGTCGCCCAGGGCTCCGCGACCGTGGCGCTGACGACCACGGCAGGGCTCATCTCCGCCGGTGTCGCCGACGCCGACCCGTCGTCGCTGCAGCTGGTCGCGCTGGTCCTGGCGATCGCCGCGGGTGCCACTGTCCTCTCGCACGTCAACGACTCGGGCTTCTGGCTGGTCGGCCGGTTCTTCGGGATGGACGTGAAGACCACGCTGCGCACGTGGACGGTCATGGAGACCACGCTCGGTGTCTCGATCTTCGTGCTGGCCCTCGGCATCTGGGCCGTCGGATGA
- a CDS encoding gluconokinase encodes MTEDASADGGADRPLHLVFMGVSGSGKSTVAQAVRERLGWEFAEGDDFHPPANVAKMREGRPLTDSDRWGWLESLADWTAERDGRGEPTIITCSALRKAYRDVLRRGGEATFFVHCTGDKHMFLERMSSRDHFMPPSLLESQLDTLEPLQRDEQGMDVDPALPVDRLAALVLARLDLSGRPD; translated from the coding sequence ATGACTGAGGACGCGTCGGCCGACGGTGGCGCGGACCGACCGCTGCACCTCGTCTTCATGGGCGTGTCCGGCTCGGGGAAGTCCACCGTCGCCCAGGCGGTCCGCGAGCGGCTGGGCTGGGAGTTCGCCGAGGGCGACGACTTCCACCCCCCGGCGAACGTCGCGAAGATGCGCGAGGGCCGGCCGCTCACCGACTCCGACCGCTGGGGCTGGCTCGAGTCGCTGGCCGACTGGACCGCGGAGCGCGACGGGCGTGGCGAGCCGACGATCATCACGTGCAGCGCCCTGCGCAAGGCCTACCGCGACGTGCTGCGCCGCGGCGGCGAGGCGACGTTCTTCGTGCACTGCACCGGCGACAAGCACATGTTCCTCGAGCGGATGAGCTCCCGCGACCACTTCATGCCGCCGAGCCTGCTCGAGTCGCAGCTCGACACCCTCGAGCCGCTCCAGCGCGACGAGCAGGGGATGGACGTCGATCCCGCTCTCCCGGTCGACCGGCTCGCGGCGCTGGTCCTGGCGCGGCTCGACCTGTCCGGCCGACCGGACTGA
- a CDS encoding WXG100 family type VII secretion target, giving the protein MTAFDVDLDELRRAVSELASCHRGLLALAYDVDQAHDQLQAGWSGQASAAEEASYDAWRSRRADMVAALAALTAIATAADEHYSRAVDANLARWAQVTA; this is encoded by the coding sequence ATGACCGCCTTCGACGTGGACCTCGACGAGCTGCGCCGTGCCGTGAGCGAGCTGGCCTCCTGCCACCGCGGCCTCCTCGCCCTCGCCTACGACGTCGACCAGGCCCACGACCAGCTGCAGGCCGGGTGGTCCGGGCAGGCGAGCGCGGCGGAGGAAGCGTCGTACGACGCCTGGCGCAGCCGGCGCGCCGACATGGTGGCAGCCCTCGCCGCGCTGACGGCGATCGCCACGGCAGCCGACGAGCACTACTCGCGGGCCGTCGACGCCAACCTCGCCCGGTGGGCGCAGGTCACGGCCTGA
- a CDS encoding WXG100 family type VII secretion target has translation MILSGSLAYDLAAHDAATPRLAARLAELDERRHAAERTVDALLASWRGDAATHFATRWREWDDAAAEVVDSLSALLGAIDLARRDVETAESHGADRATDLGGRLG, from the coding sequence GTGATCCTCTCGGGAAGCCTCGCCTACGACCTCGCCGCGCACGACGCGGCCACACCCCGCCTCGCCGCGCGCCTGGCCGAGCTCGACGAGCGGCGCCACGCCGCCGAGCGCACCGTCGACGCGCTCCTCGCCTCCTGGCGCGGCGACGCCGCTACCCATTTCGCCACTCGGTGGCGGGAGTGGGACGACGCCGCCGCGGAGGTGGTCGACTCGCTGTCCGCACTGCTCGGCGCCATCGACCTCGCCCGCCGCGACGTCGAGACGGCCGAGTCCCACGGCGCCGACCGGGCGACCGACCTCGGCGGGCGGCTCGGATGA
- a CDS encoding acyl-CoA synthetase, with translation MRLHDYLDKGASLGADRPCLTTDGTSSSYAEVVALSHRVAAALVARGLGDGGRVAILSANDPVAFTCVFGISRAGGVWCPINPRNEAAENRELLALFDAEVVVYASGFAPLVAGIRDDLPGVHTWVCLDAPDAGALTWQAFLDHGTSIVVADHPQLPGVDGQAMLVGTGGTTGRPKGVMLTPTNLETMTALTLMGYPFDGRPVYLALAPLTHAAGVLCFPVLALGGEVVIMRTPDVEGFLRLVEAHGVTHTFLPPTLIYMVLGSPSLDSTDLSSLQCFWYGAAPMSASRLEEALVRIGPVMAQLFGQTEAPMMISMMPPADHFRADGTIAVERLTSAGRPAPLVTVAILDPSDRPVATGERGEICARSSLVMAGYWKDPVETATTLRNGWLHTGDIGFLDEEGFLHIVDRAKDMIITGGFNVYSTEVEQAVLAHAAVQDCAVIGLPDDKWGERVVVVVQAHPGASVDTDELTAFVKQRIGSVKAPKEVHVWSDLPRSKVGKVLKTEIKRELVG, from the coding sequence ATGCGGCTGCACGATTACCTCGACAAGGGCGCCAGCCTCGGCGCGGACCGCCCCTGCCTGACCACCGACGGCACCTCGTCGTCCTACGCCGAGGTGGTGGCGCTGTCGCACCGGGTCGCGGCCGCGCTGGTGGCGCGCGGCCTGGGCGACGGCGGTCGGGTCGCGATCCTCTCGGCCAACGACCCGGTGGCGTTCACCTGCGTCTTCGGGATCAGCCGCGCCGGTGGCGTGTGGTGCCCCATCAACCCGCGCAACGAGGCGGCGGAGAACCGGGAGCTGCTCGCGCTCTTCGACGCCGAGGTCGTCGTCTACGCGTCGGGCTTCGCCCCGCTCGTCGCCGGGATCCGCGACGACCTGCCCGGCGTGCACACGTGGGTCTGCCTCGACGCGCCGGACGCCGGCGCGCTCACGTGGCAGGCCTTCCTCGACCACGGCACGTCCATCGTCGTGGCCGACCACCCCCAGCTCCCCGGTGTCGACGGGCAAGCAATGCTGGTCGGCACCGGGGGCACCACAGGTCGGCCGAAGGGCGTCATGCTGACGCCGACCAACCTGGAGACGATGACCGCGCTCACGCTGATGGGCTACCCGTTCGACGGGCGGCCGGTCTACCTCGCGCTGGCGCCGCTCACCCACGCGGCCGGCGTGCTGTGCTTCCCGGTGCTGGCGCTCGGCGGCGAGGTCGTCATCATGCGCACGCCCGATGTCGAGGGCTTCCTGCGGCTGGTGGAGGCGCACGGCGTCACCCACACGTTCCTGCCGCCGACGCTGATCTACATGGTGCTCGGCAGCCCGTCGCTGGACTCGACGGACCTCAGCAGCCTGCAGTGCTTCTGGTACGGCGCCGCGCCCATGTCGGCGTCGCGGCTCGAGGAGGCGCTGGTGCGGATCGGGCCGGTCATGGCGCAGCTGTTCGGCCAGACCGAGGCGCCGATGATGATCTCGATGATGCCGCCGGCCGACCACTTCCGCGCCGACGGGACGATCGCCGTCGAGCGGCTCACCAGCGCCGGTCGTCCCGCGCCCCTCGTGACCGTCGCGATCCTCGACCCGTCCGACCGGCCGGTCGCGACCGGCGAGCGCGGCGAGATCTGCGCGCGGTCGTCGCTGGTGATGGCGGGCTACTGGAAGGACCCGGTCGAGACCGCGACCACGCTCCGCAACGGCTGGCTGCACACCGGCGACATCGGGTTCCTCGACGAGGAGGGCTTCCTCCACATCGTCGACCGCGCGAAGGACATGATCATCACTGGCGGGTTCAACGTGTACTCGACCGAGGTCGAGCAGGCGGTCCTCGCCCACGCCGCCGTCCAGGACTGCGCCGTCATCGGGCTGCCCGACGACAAGTGGGGCGAGCGCGTGGTGGTCGTCGTCCAGGCCCACCCGGGGGCGTCCGTGGACACCGACGAGCTGACCGCCTTCGTGAAGCAGCGGATCGGGTCGGTGAAGGCGCCCAAGGAGGTCCACGTCTGGTCCGACCTGCCCCGGTCGAAGGTGGGGAAGGTGTTGAAGACGGAGATCAAGCGGGAGCTGGTGGGGTGA
- a CDS encoding contact-dependent growth inhibition system immunity protein: MDDAAHLFSAYFYEDWDEAEYSSWEAAVDDFALRSPGRVAGAAHDIRTLLSLQLADAELGLELRELGCSYSPPEGDQLWLELVRDRLERIATR, from the coding sequence ATGGACGACGCAGCACACCTGTTCAGCGCCTACTTCTACGAGGACTGGGACGAGGCCGAGTACTCCTCGTGGGAGGCAGCCGTCGACGACTTCGCCCTTCGATCGCCTGGGCGGGTCGCCGGCGCCGCCCACGACATCCGGACCCTCCTGTCACTGCAGCTGGCCGACGCAGAGCTCGGACTCGAGCTCCGGGAGCTGGGGTGCTCCTACAGCCCGCCGGAGGGCGATCAGCTCTGGCTCGAACTCGTGCGAGATCGGCTCGAGAGGATCGCGACCCGGTGA
- a CDS encoding RNase A-like domain-containing protein, with protein MQISVECGGFTRAADACLTANQTAAVLTQALAARLGHHGGMAGNDATSATFARAYDSGAHESLAALADLTHAFIGAGRLLEATGAEHAAAESASAGVRTAAYVGGGLADSYVRVQPPQLPPSVGGQEPSLGTVDAWILDQVEGFVWPSADVDGLRSAAAEWRRAAAATAGLVDHLEAAVALVELQRSPEVPLAVDALTDLGSLVGDTAWELSSVATACEEYADAVEAVRERTRALLAEIAQMIVEGAAVSATVTGLTGGLAGGAALGAAAARVRAQAPRFHALLTALRAGVTTAAARLDRAVDDLVVIRSRVERFVRLPARGERGSMKHPTSWLGRDRRPGWLKEHEVPPGHTIERHVGKSAEELAERLADTTRRQASSFVDQATAERSIDRVLDHYADRIRAWVDPGGSDKLVLRLDLGESTGTVLLADGTTLTPTAVKVVLIPSNRGGWHLLTAYPD; from the coding sequence GTGCAGATCAGTGTGGAGTGCGGCGGGTTCACCCGGGCTGCGGACGCCTGCCTGACCGCCAACCAGACCGCGGCAGTGCTCACGCAGGCGCTCGCCGCGCGCCTCGGCCACCACGGCGGCATGGCCGGCAACGACGCGACGTCCGCCACCTTCGCCCGTGCGTACGACTCGGGTGCCCATGAGTCGCTCGCCGCACTCGCCGACCTCACCCACGCCTTCATCGGTGCCGGCCGGCTGCTCGAGGCGACCGGCGCCGAGCACGCGGCCGCGGAGTCGGCCTCGGCCGGGGTGCGCACCGCTGCCTACGTCGGCGGCGGACTGGCCGACTCCTACGTCCGGGTGCAGCCGCCACAGCTGCCCCCGAGCGTCGGCGGCCAGGAACCCTCCCTCGGCACCGTGGACGCCTGGATCCTCGACCAGGTCGAGGGCTTCGTCTGGCCCTCCGCCGACGTGGACGGACTGAGGTCGGCGGCTGCCGAGTGGCGGCGGGCCGCGGCGGCGACCGCCGGGCTGGTCGACCACCTCGAGGCCGCCGTGGCGCTCGTCGAGCTGCAACGCTCCCCCGAGGTGCCGCTCGCGGTCGACGCGCTGACCGACCTCGGATCACTCGTGGGCGACACCGCCTGGGAGCTGTCGTCCGTGGCGACTGCGTGCGAGGAGTACGCCGACGCGGTCGAGGCCGTACGGGAACGCACCCGAGCCCTGCTGGCGGAGATCGCCCAGATGATCGTCGAGGGCGCGGCCGTGTCGGCGACCGTCACCGGCCTGACCGGCGGCCTGGCCGGCGGGGCGGCACTCGGCGCCGCGGCGGCCCGGGTCCGTGCGCAGGCGCCTCGCTTCCACGCCCTCCTCACAGCGCTCCGCGCCGGCGTGACGACGGCCGCCGCCCGCCTCGACCGGGCCGTCGACGACCTCGTTGTCATCAGGTCACGCGTCGAGAGGTTCGTCCGCTTGCCGGCGCGAGGTGAGCGCGGCAGCATGAAGCACCCGACCAGCTGGCTGGGGCGGGACCGCAGACCGGGCTGGCTGAAGGAGCACGAGGTGCCGCCCGGACACACGATCGAGCGCCATGTCGGCAAGAGCGCAGAGGAACTTGCTGAGCGGCTGGCAGACACCACCCGTCGGCAGGCCTCGTCGTTCGTCGACCAAGCGACGGCCGAGCGGAGCATCGACCGGGTGCTGGATCACTACGCCGACAGGATCCGCGCGTGGGTAGATCCGGGCGGATCGGACAAGCTGGTGCTTCGGCTGGATCTGGGAGAGTCGACCGGCACTGTGCTGCTTGCCGATGGCACGACACTCACTCCCACTGCGGTGAAGGTCGTCCTCATCCCGAGCAACCGCGGCGGCTGGCACCTCCTGACCGCCTACCCAGACTAG
- a CDS encoding contact-dependent growth inhibition system immunity protein: MESLPYLLSTYFHQDWDSDGGRSSDTVAVFLQERPEVTAACADEIDLLLSEDLPEGALQRRLDEWGPDYWAGERDDDYRRWLMEVRDQIRAGTA; this comes from the coding sequence ATGGAATCCCTGCCCTACCTGCTGTCCACCTACTTCCACCAGGACTGGGACAGCGACGGCGGCCGGTCATCGGACACGGTCGCAGTCTTCCTCCAGGAGCGGCCCGAGGTGACGGCCGCCTGCGCTGACGAGATCGACCTCCTCCTGTCCGAGGATCTTCCGGAGGGTGCGCTGCAACGCCGGCTGGACGAGTGGGGACCGGACTACTGGGCCGGCGAGCGCGATGACGACTACCGGCGCTGGCTCATGGAGGTGCGGGACCAGATACGAGCCGGTACTGCGTGA